A stretch of the Aegilops tauschii subsp. strangulata cultivar AL8/78 chromosome 4, Aet v6.0, whole genome shotgun sequence genome encodes the following:
- the LOC141021895 gene encoding uncharacterized protein has protein sequence MALPAADDDNERQFTMPHIVDTHMRGKDLSVVYTNELVSVESSIHIMEQFLAEDKYQVVGLDLEALRVFRQGSTKNKQDSPVDLASYIIEPYYMKMKDESKKDKIAWQSAWEQRLDEEHVKYAAKDAYTSYEMYRRIVDMGKCLRPAPDWGSSHRAVAAASQEVDD, from the exons atggcgctcccagcggctgACGATGACAACGAGCGACAGTTCACCATGCCTCACATAGTGGACACCCACATGAGGGGGaaggacctctcggtggtgtataCGAACGAGctggtctcggtggagagctccattcACATTATGGAGCAGTttcttgccgaggacaagtaccaagtggtcggcttgGATCTTGAGGCCTTGCGAGTGTTTCGCCAG GGCAGCACGAAGAACAAGCAGGACTCCCCAGTTGACCTTGCCTCGTACATCATCGaaccctactacatgaagatgaaggatgAGAGCAAGAAGGATAAGATTGCCTGGCAAAGTGCCTGGGAGCAGAGACTGGATGAAGAAcacgtcaagtacgcggccaaggaTGCGTACACAAGCTATGAGATGTACAGGAGGATTGTTGACATGGGGAAGTGCCTTCGTCCTGCCCCAGACTGgggatcgagccacagagcaGTGGCGGCAGCGTCCcaagaagtagatgattag